The Candidatus Dependentiae bacterium genome contains a region encoding:
- a CDS encoding deoxyribonuclease IV: MNYNKNVGLHLKLEDSLCALLVKAQKFNVLSFQFFLTKEHSFRYPKIDPRDLKNFLKISKNLENIYIHSSYWINLCSGKYIGYQTSQRILKKEIDLAKKLNIKNIVLHPGSAGAFKSSKDDPKAKLRGIENLTRALNKLLKYEKNIRILLENTAHGNRTVGSDLYDFKIIKNKLDYPEKVKFCIDLSHAFAYGYNIEKTEEFIEILDSTMGIENIKLIHLNDSAEKKGAKIDKHEAIGKGTIDQNMLKSLIFHPKLQEIPIILEIPNLPDKDIFDTLKTVNSWF, from the coding sequence TTGAATTATAATAAAAATGTTGGACTGCATTTAAAACTTGAAGACAGTCTTTGTGCATTACTAGTAAAAGCACAAAAATTTAATGTTTTATCGTTTCAATTCTTTTTGACAAAAGAACATAGCTTTAGATATCCCAAAATAGATCCCAGAGATTTAAAAAATTTTTTAAAAATAAGTAAAAATTTAGAAAATATTTATATCCATAGCTCATATTGGATAAATCTTTGCAGCGGTAAATATATTGGTTATCAAACAAGCCAAAGAATTTTAAAAAAAGAAATAGATTTGGCAAAAAAATTAAATATTAAAAATATAGTTTTACATCCGGGTTCTGCCGGTGCATTTAAAAGCTCTAAGGATGATCCAAAAGCAAAACTTAGAGGTATCGAAAATTTAACCAGAGCTTTAAATAAATTATTAAAATATGAAAAAAATATAAGAATTTTACTTGAAAATACGGCTCATGGAAACAGAACCGTTGGCAGCGATTTATATGATTTTAAAATAATAAAAAACAAACTTGATTATCCTGAAAAAGTAAAGTTTTGTATCGATTTATCTCATGCGTTTGCATATGGTTACAATATAGAAAAAACAGAAGAATTTATAGAAATTCTTGATTCAACTATGGGTATTGAAAATATAAAGCTTATACATCTTAATGACTCTGCCGAAAAAAAAGGTGCAAAAATAGATAAACATGAAGCCATTGGTAAAGGCACAATTGATCAAAATATGCTAAAAAGCTTAATATTTCACCCAAAACTGCAAGAAATTCCAATAATTTTGGAAATTCCAAATCTTCCGGATAAAGATATTTTTGACACGCTAAAAACTGTTAATTCTTGGTTTTAA